Proteins found in one Epinephelus fuscoguttatus linkage group LG4, E.fuscoguttatus.final_Chr_v1 genomic segment:
- the calml4b gene encoding calmodulin-like protein 4, translated as MAKFLTQDQINEFKECFSLYDRQRKGKIEARELITVMRCLGSNPTPSEVQRHLMSHTIDWGGELDFSIFLSIMHRQLQQEAPEEEILEAMRMADKEQKGFILASELRAKLTGLGEKLTDQEVDELLKEAGVGPDGRVHCEQFAKAVSRSSAKR; from the exons agttTAAGGAGTGTTTCTCTCTGTATGACCGCCAGCGGAAAGGGAAGATTGAAGCCCGGGAGCTGATCACAGTGATGCGATGTCTCGGGTCAAACCCCACTCCCTCTGAAGTCCAACGACACCTGATGAGCCACACCATTG ATTGGGGCGGAGAGCTGGATTTCTCCATCTTCCTGAGCATCATGCACCGGCagctccagcaggaggcgcccgAGGAGGAGATCCTGGAGGCCATGAGGATGGCTGACAAGGAGCAGAAAGGCTTCATCCTTGCCTCCGAGCTGAGAGCCAAACTCACCGGGCTGGGAGAGAAGCTGACTGATCAAGAGG tggacgagctgctgaaggaggCGGGAGTTGGACCTGATGGACGGGTCCACTGTGAGCAGTTTGCCAAAGCGGTGTCTCGCTCCTCTGCAAAGCGCTGa